One genomic window of Arachis stenosperma cultivar V10309 chromosome 10, arast.V10309.gnm1.PFL2, whole genome shotgun sequence includes the following:
- the LOC130957231 gene encoding uncharacterized protein LOC130957231, whose translation MRVKVPRNFKSPDMDLYDGTTDPKHHLSNFKSRMYLADSFNATRYKAFPTTLTKATMKWFDSLPPRSVTSFDDLSRKFLMRFSIQKDKVKHAPSLLGVKQEVGEPLRDYMERFNKACLEIQDLPTEAVIMGLVNGLREGPFSQSISKRHPTSLSDVQERAEKYINMEENARLREPNWRPGHSHSSKERAQEKRGGRP comes from the coding sequence ATGAGGGTAAAAGTtccaaggaacttcaaaagccctgatatggacctctacgacggaaCCACTGATCCAAAGCATCATTTAAGcaatttcaaaagtcggatgtacttGGCTGACTCTTTTAATGCTACTCGCTACAAAGCTTTTCCGACAACTCTCACCAAAGCaacgatgaagtggttcgatagtcTCCCTCCGAGGTCGGTCACTAGTTTCGATGACCTCTCGCGGAAGTTCCTCATGCGATTCTCGATCCAAAAGGATAAAGTAAAGCacgcaccgagcctcctgggagtaaaGCAGGAGGTCGGAGAACCTTTAAGGGactacatggaaaggttcaacaaagcgtGCTTGGAGATCCAAGACCTACCCACGGAGGCAGTGATTATGGGCCTAGTAAATGGACTtcgagaaggtcccttctcccAGTCCATCTCGAAAAGGCACCCGACCTCCCTGAGTGATGTACAGGAGAGAGctgagaagtacatcaacatggaggaaaatgccCGACTTCGAGAACCAAATTGGCGACCTGGGCACTCTCACTCATCAAAAGAGAGAGCCCAAGAAAAAAGAGGAGGCCGGCCCTAA
- the LOC130957232 gene encoding uncharacterized protein LOC130957232, translating into MDRSEQIKLCIGYYWIMRTQSDTMMLFLLVTLYMYIRNRRRGYSSIGRRVNTLPLRRDALDNIIGAGGDRNCIWELRMSLNAFANLCELLQVQGGLDDDGHVGIGEQVATFLIILAHHTKNRSVQVRFYRSGETVSRYFHKVLGSVLRVQSVLFAKADPVPEDSIDPRWKWFKGCLGALDGTYIDVTVPKSDKSRYRTRKSRISTNRCFGLLKKRWAILRSPSFYPIRIQSHIIIACCLLQNFIRMNMDVDPEEDATLLPEHIPVGDDTVADEADMIDAVESSHEWTQWREDLATEMWEIWRAEHDA; encoded by the exons ATGGATCGTTCTGAACAAATTAAGCTATGTATTGGATATTACTGGATCATGAGAACGCAATCTGACACGATGATGTTGTTTCTTTTAGTtactttatatatgtatattaggaATAGAAGGAGGGGTTATTCTTCAATTGGGCGAAGAGTGAACACATTGCCATTAAGGCGAGATGCATTAGATAACATCATTGGGGCGGGTGGAGATAGAAATTGCATATGGGAGTTAAGAATGAGTTTGAATGCATTTGCTAATTTGTGTGAATTGCTACAAGTTCAAGGTGGGTTAGATGATGATGGTCATGTTGGCATAGGCGAGCAAGTAGCAACTTTCTTGATTATATTAGCTCATCATACCAAAAATCGCAGTGTACAAGTTAGGTTTTATAGGTCTGGTGAAACTGTTAGTAGGTATTTTCATAAGGTGTTAGGTTCAGTGTTGCGTGTCCAAAGTGTGTTATTTGCAAAGGCAGACCCTGTACCAGAGGATTCTATAGATCCCAGATGGAAATGGTTTAAG GGTTGTCTAGGAGCATTAGATGGCACTTACATAGATGTCACAGTCCCCAAGAGTGATAAATCTAGGTATCGGACAAGAAAATCTAGAATATCCACCAAT CGGTGCTTTGGGCTGCTTAAGAAGAGATGGGCAATTCTACGAAGTCCCTCATTCTATCCAATTAGAATCCAAAGCCACATCATTATTGCGTGTTGTTTGTTACAAAATTTTATTCGAATGAACATGGATGTTGATCCCGAAGAAGATGCAACTCTTTTACCGGAGCATATACCCGTTGGAGATGACACTGTTGCTGATGAAGCCGACATGATTGATGCTGTGGAAAGTAGTCATGAGTGGACTCAATGGCGTGAGGACTTAGCAACTGAGATGTGGGAAATATGGAGAGCAGAACATGATGCGTAG